The DNA sequence atTCACCGACAACTATTAATTCATTTTGCCTTGGATTTGCGAACCTTGTGGTGTCATATCTGTGCTGGTTGGACCTTTTCCGTCCGAAACACATTTTTCCGGAATTTCATCGAGGAACACGGATGTTTTCTGTAAGGAGAGATTCAAAAGATTGTTGAAAGCACTAGACGAAGTGCTGGGAAGTTGGAAGCTTGACTCTTCCTCAGTTTCATTCTGTTTTTCAGTTaattgctcttttttgtcaGGATGTTTGTCTTCTCCTTCCTTTTCATAAAGAGTTGAAAACTCGTAATAGTGGCCTTTAGAAGGTGAAAACTGCGGTAGCCCTTGCAATGATCGCATGGCATTACGAAGATTCAATGTTGTGCTTAAAAGCCTGCTTGATAGTATCGCTTTTATCGAAGGGGCCATATAAACACTGGATCCAATGATGTAAAAGTCCGCTATTGTCTGTGTTTCGGTCTCCGAATGCCGATGCTGCTTCCTGATCACCCAAAAGTCCGGTTCTCGAACCATCGCTATCACAAACTCAACtcctttcatctttttaaGGTCTTTCAATATCATTTCGTATGGATTAACCGTGTAATTTGCATCTGAAAACTGGtgctgcattttcaaaactTGGTTATTCGACGTTCGATCAAAAAATGGAGACTGTGCAAAGTATTCAAGTACATTATCTGTTCTTAAACCAAACGCATTCACCCATTCGGGTGATTTCCACTGTAATTCGTCCAACGGTGTATTTTCAATAGATGACATGTTCAATGTATGCAATTATTAAAGTTGTAAAGCCTAAAGGATCCCTATATACAAGCCTTAGTGTCTAGTTCGGTTTTTTCGTACCGTTTACTATGCCTTCGTAGTGACCTTGTTGGGAAAGTACTAGATGCTTGTCTCACTGCTCTGCATAAATAAGATGAAAGAGtacgagaaaaaaaaaaaaaaaaaaagcattacGGAGAAAAAGCTCACTCGACttaaaatcaataaaaCAGAGCTTTTCatgatatatttatatctttaCTTGTACAGTCAGTAATTTATTCATACAGACCGCCAGTATAATGTTTGTGCGCTCGTTTACAAGATTATCCATAAGGCGATTGGCTACGGCAGCTCCAAAAGCAGAAGCTGGTGCTAGTGCATCTGGATCAAAAGCTGTGGaggaaaaagcagcaagtgaaatacagaaaaagaaagcacatAAGGCAAAAAGAGTTTTAAACATTCCAAAGTCTTCAAAGGAGGTGCCAGATGTTAACACgtttttaaagaaaattggaCGTGGAGCAACCGAGAATGCGGAAACATTTGAAAACGACTGGAAGAAGTTTTTCACTATGAACTCtaggaaaatgaaagaggAAGGAATCGACACAAAGCTGAGGAGATACATACTGGATTGGAGGGAGAAGTATGCACAGGGGATACCCTTGGACGAGATAAAGCTGCCTGTGAAAAAGCATGGGggtgaaagaagaaagaggattTATGCTGCAGAGAAAAAAGTCAAAGAGAGAATAGCAGCGGCTCAGTTAAGGAAGGCATACAGGAAAAAGGCCAACGTGGAGCGTATTCAGAAGCTCAAGTGGGAAAAACTGCATTCGCAGAGAAAATAGATGTCCGGAGAGAGAAATTGGGGACATGAATAAAACGTGTACATATACAACATATTTAAGTGCGCCTGTTTCAATAAATGAACAGTTAGAcaaatgtatttttttcatttgtaGTACTTGAAGTGAGTCAATCAGCTAGGCATGAAATGAGTTGTGCCGGGTTGTGACAAGTTCTTTGCCATTTGACAGTAAACGTGTCTCTATATAAATCTAGCATTAATCATCTCTCACTATTTCATCCTCGGGATCAGCCTCCTCCTTTGGCTTGTACTCCTTTAGGAATTTCTCCAGCTCCTCGTGAAGCCACGTTGCCTCTTTCTGCATCACCTCCATTGGCCGTGGATGGCGATCCATGTCAGCTGCTATAACTCTCTCTTTGCATacttttttaaagaaaccGTTCAAGTTGGCTTCGTTTTGCTCTAATAAGTCATAGATATGATCTCCGTAACCATCTTTAAGATACCGAGGAATGATATGGCAGTGCACGTGTGGTACAGACTGCCCAGCAGCAATTCCATCCTGCATTGCTATGTTAAGAGAGTCTGctttgtatattttctctATGAACGCATGTATCAGCTGGACTGTGGCCATAAAATCGACCGATTCTTTCACAGTGAGCATTTTTAAACGCGGCACACGTCTATATGGAACCACTAGCACGTGGCCGGGAACAATTGGCTTCAAGTTCACTAGTGCATAAGTGTATTTACCCCTATAAAACACCTGGGGAGTAACTGGAAACTTataaaagaagattttTGAAGGTGCTGCGGCCATATCCTGTTGCGTAGACATTAAGATGATTGCGAatgttttatttattttattgattGTGGTGTGGTGGTTGTAGTTGAATGAAGATAACTGgtttggaaataaagttGGAGATGGAAGAAAGATGTACAGTGGTgtcagataaaataaataatactggtctgaaaaaaaaaataaaaaggacgggaaataaaaaattgaagagaGAGGATTTACTTCAATCTTAATCCACAGCTATTAAATAGAAGCCCAAAGACAATTTTAAAAGTTTAACTCTGATTCTTGAATACGTACAATGTATCTTCCTCTATAAACCATAGACTCAGTTTGGAGTGCTTAGAAACTCTAAAAGCCGATCggttttcattttttgatgttttaACATTGACATTTGTAGTAGCAAGAGATCAAACCGATACCTCAAGTCATTTCct is a window from the Brettanomyces bruxellensis chromosome 2, complete sequence genome containing:
- a CDS encoding uncharacterized protein (BUSCO:EOG09264S40), whose translation is MSSIENTPLDELQWKSPEWVNAFGLRTDNVLEYFAQSPFFDRTSNNQVLKMQHQFSDANYTVNPYEMILKDLKKMKGVEFVIAMVREPDFWVIRKQHRHSETETQTIADFYIIGSSVYMAPSIKAILSSRLLSTTLNLRNAMRSLQGLPQFSPSKGHYYEFSTLYEKEGEDKHPDKKEQLTEKQNETEEESSFQLPSTSSSAFNNLLNLSLQKTSVFLDEIPEKCVSDGKGPTSTDMTPQGSQIQGKMN